A single window of Anaerocolumna chitinilytica DNA harbors:
- a CDS encoding phage tail assembly chaperone has product MSSLKAFLNPVQVENKEVVVSNRFMEEGKVIPFIIRPITQKENEFLIKKYTRKDKKGAENFNRTEYVQALTACAVVFPNLNDAKLQEKYGLGDTEVLKNMLLVGEYATLASEVQTLSGLDTDINEDIEEAKNE; this is encoded by the coding sequence ATGAGTTCATTAAAAGCATTTTTAAATCCCGTACAGGTTGAGAATAAGGAAGTAGTAGTATCCAATCGATTTATGGAAGAGGGAAAGGTAATTCCTTTCATCATCCGTCCCATTACCCAAAAAGAAAATGAATTTCTTATCAAAAAATATACCAGAAAAGATAAAAAAGGAGCAGAGAATTTCAACCGTACGGAATATGTACAGGCTCTTACCGCCTGTGCGGTAGTGTTTCCTAACCTAAATGATGCGAAACTTCAGGAAAAGTATGGTCTTGGTGATACGGAAGTCTTAAAGAACATGCTCTTGGTGGGAGAATACGCTACTCTTGCTTCTGAAGTACAGACCTTAAGCGGACTGGACACGGACATCAATGAGGATATTGAAGAAGCAAAAAACGAATAA
- a CDS encoding phage tail tube protein, with amino-acid sequence MADNKYLRLADTISAKEGSAFIIINGVSRPLFEVSTLKAQLDLTVQTRKMLGNRMTQHKIVGAEGTGSMTMYFMNSDMLKLAIGYLSNGNFGTISIRVVNEDPQSSAGRQEVMLNNVLLKTIPVASLDDQSDDPITVDTDFTFDSISNMKYFNNPEGF; translated from the coding sequence ATGGCAGATAATAAATATTTAAGATTAGCAGATACAATTTCTGCAAAGGAAGGCAGTGCTTTTATTATAATTAATGGTGTTTCCAGGCCGCTCTTTGAGGTTTCTACTTTGAAGGCACAGCTGGATTTAACTGTACAGACAAGAAAAATGCTTGGTAACCGCATGACTCAGCACAAGATAGTAGGTGCGGAAGGAACCGGCAGTATGACTATGTATTTTATGAATTCCGATATGTTGAAACTGGCAATAGGGTATTTAAGCAATGGGAATTTTGGAACTATTAGTATCAGAGTGGTTAATGAAGACCCTCAGTCCAGTGCTGGCAGACAGGAAGTAATGTTAAATAATGTACTGTTAAAGACTATACCGGTTGCCAGTCTTGATGACCAATCCGATGACCCTATAACGGTTGACACAGATTTTACCTTTGACAGTATAAGCAATATGAAATATTTTAATAATCCGGAAGGCTTTTAA
- a CDS encoding phage tail sheath C-terminal domain-containing protein, with protein MAGTWNNQNKILPGAYINFLTNAPLSITPGDRGTVLLLQELSKGTKGEVYTVTATDNDYPDGITSQDSFLAGEALKGASTVKVYNLGTAHTGTEMEEALKAAKTMDFDVLVYPYDGEGYDTIKTSIAAWVTAVVTSEGKGIQAVLANFAGNSENIINVAHGVKLSDQTVLTPAKATAWVAGVTAGAKISQSNTGKKYVGAIDVVPRMTKTEMESAITAGKFIFKVDTVQNVTAVYDVNSLTTLTTDKGKAFTKNRVIRTLNGINNDITEIFESNYVGTMNNNNDGRSLLRATLIQYFGRLEELSAIKNFTPEDVEVKEGTDADAVVINCYIQPVDSIEKMYMTVSLS; from the coding sequence ATGGCAGGAACATGGAACAACCAAAATAAAATATTACCTGGTGCATATATTAACTTTTTAACCAATGCGCCTTTATCCATTACACCGGGGGACAGAGGGACGGTTCTGTTATTACAGGAACTAAGTAAAGGTACAAAGGGAGAAGTCTATACCGTAACAGCTACAGACAATGATTACCCTGACGGAATCACAAGTCAGGACAGCTTCTTAGCAGGAGAAGCCCTAAAAGGAGCAAGTACCGTGAAGGTGTACAACCTTGGAACCGCCCATACCGGTACGGAGATGGAGGAAGCACTTAAAGCAGCTAAGACCATGGATTTTGATGTACTTGTTTACCCCTATGACGGAGAAGGTTATGACACGATTAAGACTTCCATTGCAGCCTGGGTAACAGCAGTAGTAACCAGTGAAGGCAAAGGAATCCAGGCGGTGCTTGCTAACTTCGCCGGAAACTCAGAAAACATCATCAATGTTGCCCATGGCGTGAAGTTATCCGATCAGACGGTTCTGACTCCGGCTAAAGCCACCGCCTGGGTAGCAGGTGTCACCGCAGGCGCAAAGATCAGCCAGTCCAATACCGGTAAGAAATACGTCGGTGCCATTGATGTGGTACCCCGTATGACAAAAACAGAAATGGAAAGTGCTATTACCGCCGGAAAGTTCATCTTTAAGGTGGATACCGTGCAGAATGTAACGGCAGTCTACGATGTTAACTCCCTTACTACTCTGACAACAGATAAGGGAAAGGCATTTACCAAGAACCGTGTTATCCGCACATTGAACGGTATCAACAATGATATTACAGAGATTTTCGAATCCAATTACGTAGGCACCATGAATAATAACAATGACGGAAGATCTCTTCTGCGTGCCACATTAATTCAGTATTTTGGAAGACTTGAGGAGCTTTCCGCTATCAAGAATTTCACCCCGGAAGATGTGGAAGTAAAAGAAGGTACCGATGCCGATGCCGTTGTAATTAACTGTTATATCCAGCCGGTCGACAGCATCGAGAAGATGTATATGACCGTTAGCTTATCATAA
- a CDS encoding phage tail terminator family protein yields the protein MGEDLKNAIKAKLAELFPEVMVYEEDLPENYQKPAFLISTISAAEGRGLGGRKGYLLSFDVSYYSDLTGQANNDCYQKGMALLKGFQLSGYRLKGKKSATAQNILHFTFETQYTVAEEVADLKMEQKELSTNIKED from the coding sequence ATGGGCGAAGATTTAAAGAATGCTATAAAAGCAAAACTTGCAGAGCTATTCCCGGAAGTTATGGTGTATGAGGAGGATTTGCCTGAGAATTACCAGAAGCCTGCTTTTTTAATCAGTACAATAAGTGCGGCAGAGGGAAGGGGACTGGGAGGAAGAAAGGGTTATCTATTATCCTTTGACGTTTCCTATTACAGTGACCTAACCGGACAGGCAAATAATGACTGCTACCAGAAAGGAATGGCGCTGTTAAAAGGTTTCCAGCTCTCAGGCTATCGGCTTAAGGGAAAGAAATCCGCTACAGCCCAAAACATACTGCATTTTACATTTGAAACACAATATACGGTTGCAGAGGAAGTTGCAGATTTAAAGATGGAACAAAAAGAATTATCAACCAATATAAAGGAGGATTAA
- a CDS encoding helix-turn-helix domain-containing protein encodes MSNLQERIKERRSSLGLTLLEVADQLGIKEATMQRYESGEIKNIKHETVVNLAKIFHCSPSYLMGWEDNIVPTVAAHKEDNEHWTEEELHKIEEYKKLLLAARAGKQ; translated from the coding sequence ATGTCTAATTTGCAGGAAAGAATAAAAGAAAGAAGATCGAGCTTGGGATTGACTTTGCTGGAAGTGGCGGACCAGTTAGGGATTAAGGAAGCCACTATGCAGCGCTATGAGAGCGGAGAGATTAAGAATATCAAGCATGAAACAGTAGTCAATCTGGCAAAGATATTCCATTGCTCGCCATCTTATCTCATGGGGTGGGAAGATAATATCGTTCCGACCGTTGCGGCCCATAAGGAAGACAATGAACATTGGACGGAAGAGGAACTTCACAAGATTGAAGAATATAAGAAGCTGCTTCTGGCAGCAAGGGCAGGAAAGCAGTAA
- a CDS encoding ImmA/IrrE family metallo-endopeptidase — MTYEDLQTKYDYLYIKEMNLYEVEGLKGLYVDGCIAIDKNLSTVEKSCVLAEEIGHHLTTAGDILDQSITANRKQEYRARLAAYDIQIGLEGIIRSYEAGCNNLYTMAEYLEVTEDYLQEALSAYESKYGIYVACRNYIIYFSPCLGVLKCFE, encoded by the coding sequence ATGACATACGAAGACTTACAGACAAAATATGATTATCTGTATATAAAAGAAATGAATCTTTATGAGGTAGAAGGTCTAAAGGGTCTATATGTTGACGGCTGCATCGCGATAGACAAGAACCTCAGCACTGTTGAAAAGAGCTGTGTCCTGGCTGAAGAGATAGGGCATCATCTTACTACGGCAGGCGATATTCTTGATCAGTCTATAACTGCCAACAGAAAACAGGAATACCGCGCACGTCTTGCCGCTTACGATATTCAAATAGGTTTAGAAGGCATTATTCGTTCCTATGAAGCCGGCTGTAACAATCTTTATACCATGGCAGAGTATCTGGAAGTAACAGAAGACTATCTGCAGGAAGCACTTAGTGCTTATGAAAGTAAATATGGCATCTACGTTGCCTGCAGAAATTATATCATATATTTTTCACCCTGCCTCGGAGTCTTAAAGTGTTTTGAATAA
- a CDS encoding GNAT family N-acetyltransferase encodes MKLIGTKVLETKRLLLRPFRVSDAENMYKNWASDGEVVKFLTWPPHESARATRALLVLWEEESKAPGTYQWCIELKSIGEAIGSIGAVHIFEHINAVEVGYCIGKNFWGQGIMTEALTAIRDYFFAEVEVGRLEARHDTKNPGSGKVMEKCGFIFEGIRRQGGKNNTGICDLACYGIVRNDWKKL; translated from the coding sequence ATGAAACTGATTGGTACAAAGGTATTGGAAACAAAAAGATTACTGCTTAGACCTTTCCGGGTATCAGATGCAGAGAATATGTATAAGAACTGGGCAAGTGATGGGGAAGTGGTAAAATTCCTGACTTGGCCACCCCATGAGAGTGCCAGAGCAACCAGAGCACTTCTTGTATTGTGGGAAGAGGAGTCCAAAGCGCCTGGGACCTACCAATGGTGCATCGAACTAAAAAGCATAGGTGAAGCTATCGGAAGCATTGGGGCGGTTCATATATTTGAACATATCAATGCTGTTGAAGTTGGATACTGCATTGGAAAGAATTTCTGGGGACAGGGCATTATGACGGAAGCGCTTACGGCAATCAGAGATTATTTTTTCGCTGAAGTGGAGGTAGGCCGGCTGGAGGCCAGGCATGACACGAAGAACCCTGGGTCCGGAAAGGTTATGGAGAAGTGCGGTTTCATTTTTGAGGGTATCAGACGCCAAGGCGGTAAAAATAATACCGGAATTTGTGATCTGGCGTGCTATGGAATAGTAAGGAATGATTGGAAAAAACTATAG
- a CDS encoding alpha-L-fucosidase: protein MGLFEERAKRTEWFLEARFGMFIHWGLYAIPARGEWVKSNEKITAEDYDSYFEEFNPVRYNPKEWAKLAKEAGMKYAVLTTKHHDGFCLFDSAYTDYKSTNTKCKRDLVREYVEAFREEGIKIGFYYSLLDWHHPDYPHYGDRQHPMRDEESFKGAEHNWKNYVEYFHNQVRELLTNYGKIDIMWFDFSYDNERLKGTEFEHMSGETWKAKELVTMMRELQPDIVIDNRLGGDARKEEPDLHAGDFVSPECMMPDGDALDVLGRSIPWELCLTLNENWGYVRNKAWEYKSVENVIHMLVECVSKNGNMLINVGPNAKGEIPKESIGILREVGEWMKGNSDSIYGCGKSELEKPEWGRYTQRGNMLYAHIYDRRVGAFRFPGLEGKVKKVRFLEDGSELRLVRPWNGEDHKKDAFVELENAKLYDERDTVIEIELKS from the coding sequence ATGGGATTGTTTGAAGAAAGGGCAAAAAGGACAGAATGGTTTTTGGAAGCAAGGTTTGGGATGTTTATACATTGGGGACTGTATGCAATTCCTGCCAGAGGAGAATGGGTAAAAAGTAACGAGAAAATCACAGCAGAGGATTATGACAGCTACTTTGAAGAATTTAACCCGGTAAGATATAATCCCAAAGAGTGGGCGAAGCTTGCCAAAGAAGCCGGAATGAAATATGCAGTGCTTACTACCAAGCATCATGACGGTTTCTGCTTGTTTGATTCAGCTTATACGGATTATAAGAGCACTAATACCAAATGCAAGAGAGATCTGGTAAGAGAATATGTGGAGGCTTTTCGTGAAGAAGGCATTAAGATTGGATTCTATTATTCTCTTCTTGACTGGCATCATCCGGACTATCCTCATTACGGTGACAGGCAGCATCCAATGAGAGATGAGGAGAGCTTTAAAGGAGCAGAGCACAATTGGAAGAACTATGTGGAGTATTTTCATAATCAGGTCAGGGAACTCCTTACCAATTACGGCAAGATTGATATCATGTGGTTTGACTTTTCGTATGACAATGAAAGGTTAAAAGGCACAGAGTTTGAACATATGTCAGGTGAGACCTGGAAGGCGAAGGAATTAGTCACAATGATGAGAGAGCTTCAGCCGGATATTGTAATCGATAATCGACTTGGAGGAGATGCAAGGAAGGAAGAGCCGGATTTACATGCCGGAGACTTTGTATCACCGGAGTGCATGATGCCGGACGGAGACGCTCTGGATGTGCTTGGAAGGTCGATTCCCTGGGAACTGTGCCTTACTCTGAATGAGAACTGGGGTTATGTAAGGAATAAAGCCTGGGAATATAAATCGGTGGAAAATGTCATTCATATGCTGGTGGAATGTGTAAGCAAGAATGGAAACATGCTGATTAATGTGGGACCTAATGCCAAGGGAGAAATCCCGAAAGAAAGTATTGGCATCTTAAGAGAAGTCGGTGAGTGGATGAAAGGTAACTCCGATAGCATATACGGCTGTGGAAAGAGCGAGCTGGAAAAACCGGAGTGGGGAAGATACACACAACGGGGGAATATGTTATATGCCCATATTTACGATAGGAGGGTCGGAGCATTTCGTTTCCCGGGTCTTGAAGGGAAAGTGAAAAAGGTTCGATTCTTAGAAGATGGATCCGAATTAAGACTGGTAAGGCCCTGGAATGGGGAAGATCATAAAAAGGATGCCTTTGTAGAGCTGGAAAATGCAAAACTCTACGATGAAAGAGATACGGTAATAGAGATAGAATTGAAATCCTGA
- a CDS encoding AraC family transcriptional regulator, which yields MDTSCISSLSNLSIDYYYGGYSHLGRSWKDYDVICPFCKIYYIIEGECEIKIKGTPYMGKRGRMFFLPSQVKHSFYHINDNFITKYWIHFDIKSNEGNLLKHLNLPFYIDVAEDSGIVHNFLDIFQYSKDNSLSSILRLKAAILSLFSDYIEASGLIPKAFYPENNSDFNGIIAYINNNLEKKITLEDLAARMHMHPNYFIRLFKSKMGTTPLNYINTLKTERAKSLLENTMLPVSEVMLQVGCEDLSSFSNFFKHYTGYNPQSFRKSFGLKP from the coding sequence ATGGACACATCCTGCATAAGCTCTTTATCCAATTTATCCATTGATTACTACTACGGTGGATATTCTCATCTGGGAAGGTCCTGGAAGGACTATGATGTTATATGCCCTTTTTGTAAAATCTACTATATCATAGAAGGAGAATGCGAAATTAAAATAAAAGGAACGCCTTATATGGGAAAACGCGGGCGCATGTTCTTCCTCCCTTCCCAGGTAAAGCATTCCTTCTATCATATCAATGATAATTTTATTACAAAATATTGGATTCATTTTGATATCAAATCCAACGAGGGCAATCTCTTAAAGCACCTTAACCTGCCTTTTTATATTGATGTAGCTGAGGACAGCGGCATTGTACATAATTTTTTGGATATCTTCCAATATTCCAAAGACAATTCCCTCTCATCTATTCTCCGGCTAAAAGCTGCCATACTCTCCTTATTCTCCGATTATATCGAAGCTTCCGGTTTAATTCCGAAAGCCTTTTATCCGGAGAATAATTCCGATTTTAATGGAATTATAGCCTATATCAATAACAATCTGGAGAAAAAAATAACCTTGGAAGATTTGGCAGCCAGAATGCATATGCATCCGAACTATTTTATCCGCCTGTTTAAGAGTAAAATGGGCACTACTCCGCTAAATTACATCAATACCCTTAAGACCGAGCGGGCAAAGTCTCTTCTGGAAAACACCATGCTCCCCGTCTCTGAAGTCATGCTGCAGGTGGGCTGTGAAGATTTAAGCTCCTTTTCAAATTTTTTTAAGCATTATACCGGTTATAATCCTCAGAGCTTTCGAAAGAGCTTTGGCTTGAAGCCTTAA
- a CDS encoding helix-turn-helix domain-containing protein has translation MKNFYLLTEAINYIEENLCNEFTLEDVAKACHSSLSGLKKLFGYAFHMGLKEYIQKRRITHAAKDILEGSLTITDIALKYQYNSPEVFTRGFFKVWGITPSAFKKQWRFAGIFPRIQFEYDGGMRMSRRKVDISELYDLLSSRNDSYIICFDMVHMMDINREYGHGGGDKAIVECLRRIETLSDDSCLLFRIGGDEFALVTNLQEERAAKELIERILACNGQTVTYNEEEIPVSMYAACTRITGKNLRYSELFQDLDKTIEKAHYL, from the coding sequence TTGAAGAACTTCTATTTACTTACGGAGGCAATTAATTATATTGAAGAAAATCTTTGCAATGAGTTTACCTTAGAGGATGTGGCAAAGGCCTGCCATTCTTCTCTATCCGGACTGAAAAAGCTGTTTGGTTATGCCTTTCATATGGGTTTAAAGGAATATATCCAGAAAAGAAGGATTACCCATGCCGCAAAGGATATACTTGAGGGCAGCCTTACCATAACCGACATTGCTCTCAAATACCAGTATAATTCTCCTGAGGTTTTTACAAGGGGGTTCTTCAAAGTTTGGGGAATTACGCCCTCTGCCTTTAAGAAGCAATGGCGTTTTGCTGGGATATTTCCCAGAATACAATTCGAATATGACGGAGGAATGCGAATGAGCAGGAGAAAAGTTGATATTTCTGAGCTCTATGATTTACTAAGCAGCAGAAATGACAGTTATATTATATGTTTTGACATGGTTCATATGATGGATATTAACAGAGAGTACGGCCATGGTGGCGGTGACAAGGCAATTGTAGAGTGTCTTCGAAGGATTGAAACCCTCTCAGATGATAGCTGTCTGTTGTTCCGCATAGGCGGAGATGAGTTCGCTCTTGTTACAAATCTGCAGGAGGAGAGAGCAGCAAAAGAACTGATAGAGAGAATTCTGGCCTGCAACGGGCAAACAGTTACATACAATGAGGAAGAGATTCCTGTCAGCATGTATGCGGCATGTACAAGAATCACCGGAAAGAATCTTCGTTATTCAGAGCTTTTTCAAGACCTGGATAAAACCATAGAGAAAGCACATTATTTATAG
- a CDS encoding putative polysaccharide biosynthesis protein, translating to MENQNRKNNFVRQAGVLAIAGIISRIIGILYKSPLIALIGVEGIAYYNYAGNVYLIMLLISSYSIPSAVSKEIAKKLIIHENKNAQRIFYCSLLYVLIVGGIFSAFTYFGAGLFVENNSVLVLRLLAPAIFLSGFLGVFRGYFQGHNDMVHSSLSQILEQIFNAVFSLLAAGFFIKSVSQADTTKRAVYGAMGSALGTAAGVLFGLIFMVLIYLSGRKPRRNSYLNSSEKQPEPYAKIIRNIFFYITPFIISTCIYNMTAIFNQTLYTKILIYGKGISADTVSAGYGIYSGEAIIFTTIPIAIASSISSAMLPDIAGAFSLGNIKETKRRVDMAIRFAMLICIPAAVGLFVLSKPIIYAMFPLKSTLKEASDLLRCLSITSILYGLSTISNGVLQGIGKLKITTKNALLSLFIQTAVLAVLLSYTGLNLYALVIAAIIHSFLMCVLNASSMTNCLKFEMDLKKSFVIPLTAAVFMGILAGFLYDFLHSTCHSNILSLILTITVSAVVYFVAVIWLGGISESEITALPQGKILAAIAKWLKLF from the coding sequence ATGGAAAATCAAAATAGAAAAAATAATTTTGTCCGGCAGGCCGGAGTTCTTGCTATAGCCGGAATTATTTCCCGTATTATAGGGATTTTATATAAGAGCCCTTTGATTGCATTAATTGGAGTGGAAGGTATCGCTTACTATAACTATGCGGGAAATGTCTATCTGATTATGCTGTTAATATCCTCCTATAGCATCCCCTCTGCTGTTTCGAAAGAAATAGCAAAAAAGCTGATAATTCACGAAAATAAAAATGCCCAGCGGATATTTTATTGTTCCCTTCTTTATGTCTTAATCGTCGGCGGAATTTTCAGTGCTTTTACTTATTTTGGCGCAGGTCTTTTCGTGGAGAACAATTCCGTACTTGTTCTTCGCCTCCTCGCTCCTGCCATTTTTTTATCCGGCTTCTTAGGAGTGTTTCGAGGATATTTTCAAGGACATAATGATATGGTTCACTCCTCTCTTTCCCAGATATTAGAACAAATATTTAATGCGGTCTTCAGTCTTTTGGCAGCCGGATTTTTTATAAAATCTGTCTCACAGGCTGATACTACGAAAAGGGCAGTTTATGGTGCTATGGGAAGTGCACTAGGCACTGCTGCCGGGGTTTTATTTGGCCTTATCTTCATGGTGCTGATATATTTGTCCGGTAGAAAGCCCAGAAGAAATTCATATCTTAATAGTTCCGAGAAACAACCGGAGCCTTATGCCAAGATTATTAGGAATATTTTCTTTTATATTACACCATTTATTATCAGTACCTGCATTTATAACATGACCGCTATTTTTAACCAGACACTTTACACAAAGATATTAATTTATGGCAAAGGGATATCCGCAGATACCGTATCTGCCGGATATGGTATCTATTCCGGAGAAGCAATTATATTCACCACTATACCGATTGCCATAGCCTCCTCTATCTCCTCTGCTATGTTACCGGATATCGCAGGTGCTTTTTCCCTGGGAAATATCAAAGAAACCAAACGAAGAGTTGATATGGCCATTCGATTTGCCATGTTAATATGTATTCCCGCTGCCGTAGGTCTCTTCGTATTATCAAAACCGATAATATATGCTATGTTCCCATTAAAGTCCACCCTTAAAGAAGCCTCCGATTTATTGCGTTGCCTTAGCATCACCTCCATTCTATATGGTCTGTCTACCATTTCAAACGGTGTTCTGCAAGGTATCGGGAAATTGAAGATTACAACGAAAAATGCCCTGCTATCCTTATTTATTCAGACCGCTGTACTGGCAGTACTATTATCTTATACCGGATTGAACTTATATGCTCTTGTTATTGCAGCGATTATTCATTCCTTCCTGATGTGCGTTTTAAACGCAAGCTCCATGACTAACTGTCTGAAGTTTGAGATGGATCTTAAGAAAAGCTTTGTAATTCCTCTGACAGCTGCAGTATTTATGGGAATCCTGGCAGGTTTTCTGTATGATTTTCTCCACAGCACCTGCCACAGTAACATCCTGTCCCTTATACTGACAATAACCGTATCCGCTGTGGTTTACTTTGTTGCGGTTATCTGGCTTGGGGGTATCAGTGAGAGCGAAATAACTGCCCTTCCCCAGGGAAAAATCCTTGCTGCTATTGCAAAATGGCTGAAATTATTTTAA
- a CDS encoding MarR family transcriptional regulator, translating to MSKEEQPMNKEEQVLMNFRDIYNKMAWLNKLKMEVSLKGFKSSEVHYIECIGKNEDSNVTKLAESLYMTRGAISKMTKKLEKKGIIESYQKPDNKKEIYFRLTEQGKKVFHIHEKLHQEFRDRDKVVFDQITDQQFDQVLRFAERYSSHLDAEIKKLDMNNETQDME from the coding sequence ATGAGCAAAGAAGAACAACCCATGAACAAAGAAGAACAGGTCTTAATGAATTTCAGAGACATCTATAACAAGATGGCTTGGCTTAATAAATTAAAGATGGAAGTAAGTCTGAAGGGGTTTAAGTCCTCTGAGGTACACTACATCGAATGTATCGGAAAAAATGAAGATTCTAATGTAACAAAACTTGCAGAGTCTCTTTATATGACCAGAGGCGCTATAAGCAAAATGACCAAGAAGCTGGAGAAGAAGGGTATCATTGAAAGTTATCAGAAGCCGGATAATAAAAAAGAAATCTATTTTCGTCTGACGGAACAGGGTAAAAAAGTTTTCCATATCCATGAGAAATTACACCAGGAATTCAGGGATCGGGATAAAGTCGTATTTGACCAGATAACCGACCAACAATTTGACCAGGTACTTCGCTTTGCAGAAAGATACAGCAGTCACCTGGATGCAGAAATAAAGAAGCTGGATATGAATAATGAAACGCAAGACATGGAATAA
- a CDS encoding MFS transporter — MLKLKSNNEKNEEQTIDKKALLFGLMSVFLVGIGFTIITPVVPFLVQPYTNSSNQAIFVTLLTSVYAFCVFFAAPGLGALSDRYGRRPVLLISFLGSAIGYTVFGIGGAIWVLFAGRIIEGITGGDISTIFAYFADITPREQRTKIFGWVSAVTGIGTALGPTLGGLIADRFGYSAPMFLAAIITMLNVIFGFFFIPESLEKKNRLEAIPLVRLNPFTQLLNVLSMKNVGRILISAFLIWVPNGSLQAIFSQFSIDTFNWKPAIIGLMFSIIGIQDILSQSLIMPRLLLKLSDSQIAILGMTSEIIGYLLIGASALFSYYPLIIAGMFVFGFGDSIFGPSFNGMISKSVDAGEQGRIQGGSQSIQALARIIGPIVGGQIYVLLGHTAPVVMGIVLITAAIPVLYKVKLVSLK; from the coding sequence ATGTTAAAACTCAAATCGAACAATGAAAAGAACGAGGAACAAACCATAGATAAAAAAGCACTGCTATTTGGTCTTATGTCTGTATTTCTTGTTGGTATAGGCTTCACTATCATAACACCTGTCGTACCGTTTTTAGTACAGCCTTACACAAATTCCAGTAACCAAGCTATCTTCGTTACACTGCTAACCTCCGTCTACGCCTTCTGCGTATTTTTCGCGGCACCGGGACTTGGCGCTTTAAGCGATCGATACGGGCGCCGTCCTGTGCTTTTAATTTCCTTTTTGGGTTCTGCCATCGGATACACTGTTTTTGGTATCGGCGGAGCTATCTGGGTATTATTTGCCGGCCGTATCATTGAAGGCATTACAGGCGGCGATATAAGTACTATTTTTGCATACTTCGCAGATATTACCCCCAGAGAACAGCGAACTAAGATCTTTGGATGGGTAAGTGCGGTTACAGGTATCGGAACTGCTCTTGGACCGACACTGGGGGGCTTGATAGCCGACAGGTTTGGTTATTCTGCACCCATGTTTTTGGCAGCGATTATTACTATGCTAAATGTTATCTTCGGCTTCTTCTTTATCCCTGAGAGTCTTGAGAAGAAAAACCGGCTGGAGGCGATTCCTCTTGTAAGACTGAATCCCTTTACGCAGCTATTAAACGTGCTTTCTATGAAAAACGTTGGAAGAATACTTATCTCAGCTTTTTTGATCTGGGTACCAAACGGGTCCCTGCAGGCTATCTTTTCACAATTTTCAATTGATACTTTTAATTGGAAACCTGCTATCATCGGGCTTATGTTTTCAATTATTGGTATACAGGACATCCTTTCCCAAAGTCTTATAATGCCAAGGCTGCTGTTAAAACTCAGTGATTCACAGATTGCTATTCTTGGTATGACCTCTGAGATTATAGGTTACCTTCTTATTGGAGCCTCTGCTTTATTTTCCTACTATCCTCTTATCATCGCAGGAATGTTTGTGTTTGGTTTCGGTGATTCCATCTTCGGACCTTCCTTTAACGGAATGATCTCTAAGTCTGTGGATGCCGGTGAACAGGGAAGGATTCAGGGCGGCAGCCAATCTATTCAGGCTTTGGCAAGAATAATCGGGCCAATTGTTGGCGGGCAAATCTATGTACTGCTTGGCCATACCGCACCTGTTGTTATGGGTATTGTACTGATAACGGCTGCGATACCGGTTTTGTATAAGGTTAAACTTGTTAGCTTGAAATAA